One genomic region from Bacillus sp. SLBN-46 encodes:
- a CDS encoding DUF1405 domain-containing protein, whose amino-acid sequence MRWVYPILANRSILQILLLINIAGTIYGYYWYGWQLKETPSIFLLFVPDSPTASLFFVFVLIAFLLKKNWPIIEALAIVTLFKYGIWAVVMNILVYFVQGDLDWIGYMLIFSHFAMAVQGLLYAPFYRFKWWHLIVTAIWTLHNDVIDYVFFMLPSYHMLDRYTPQIGYFTFWLSIVSIGIAYYFVIRPGRYSLEIK is encoded by the coding sequence GTGCGTTGGGTTTATCCTATCTTGGCAAATCGTTCAATCCTTCAAATCTTGCTTTTAATTAATATAGCAGGAACAATATATGGATATTATTGGTATGGGTGGCAACTTAAAGAAACACCATCAATTTTTCTTTTATTTGTTCCTGACAGTCCAACTGCAAGTTTATTTTTTGTGTTTGTCCTTATCGCATTTTTATTAAAGAAAAATTGGCCGATAATAGAAGCTTTAGCAATTGTCACACTTTTTAAATATGGGATCTGGGCCGTTGTCATGAATATCTTAGTTTACTTTGTTCAAGGAGACTTAGATTGGATTGGTTATATGCTAATTTTCTCTCATTTTGCCATGGCTGTTCAAGGACTTTTATATGCGCCTTTTTACCGCTTTAAATGGTGGCATTTAATTGTTACAGCTATTTGGACTTTACATAATGATGTCATTGATTACGTATTTTTCATGTTGCCTAGTTATCATATGCTTGATCGCTATACCCCACAGATTGGATACTTCACTTTTTGGCTCTCAATCGTTTCGATAGGCATTGCATATTATTTTGTCATTCGACCTGGAAGGTACAGCCTTGAAATAAAATAA